One window from the genome of Canis lupus familiaris isolate Mischka breed German Shepherd unplaced genomic scaffold, alternate assembly UU_Cfam_GSD_1.0 chrUn_S1650H1843, whole genome shotgun sequence encodes:
- the LOC119878468 gene encoding skin secretory protein xP2-like, with the protein MDYYQEDFCRLPQSASLKKILEFIRQRMPGTDVELRARRYLQQLRRLHAAEPEAGATASARAKDPEALPEPAPAPTVGPAASDGPEVLEAALAAGAEGLAPAEVPAGEAKPLQIVVTALDHGCALDEPRAPAATPEEEQALAPAIGVPRVPEPPIASGQLASTSAQPPDHLGSPPQLPPRARHACSPTEACPSRVISLFLYFEFFFNL; encoded by the exons ATGGACTATTATCAGGAGGACTTTTGTCGGCTCCCCCAATCTGCCTCCCTGAAGAAGATTCTGGAATTCATAAGGCAGCGCATGCCAGGCACAGACGTGGAGCTCCGTGCCCGGCGTTACCTGCAACAACTCAGACGCCTCCATGCAgcggagccagaggctgggg CTACAGCTTCGGCCCGAGCAAAAGACCCTGAAGCACTTCCGGAGCCCGCCCCAGCCCCAACTGTGGGGCCTGCTGCCTCGGATGGGCCTGAAGTGCTCGAGGCCgccctggctgctggggctgagggcttggcCCCAGCTGAGGTGCCAGCTGGGGAGGCGAAGCCCCTGCAGATAGTGGTCACTGCTCTAGATCACGGCTGCGCCCTGGACGAGCCACGTGCACCTGCGGCCACCCCGGAGGAGGAGCAGGCCCTGGCACCTGCAATCGGGGTCCCCAGAGTGCCAGAGCCGCCAATTGCCTCGGGACAACTGGCTTCAACCTCTGCGCAGCCCCCTGACCACCTCGggagcccgccccagctcccaccgCGGGCTCGTCATGCCTGCAGCCCAACGGAGGCTTGCCCTTCCCGTGTCATTtcactgtttctatattttgagtttttctttaaccTGTAA